DNA sequence from the Marinilongibacter aquaticus genome:
GAGGCTACTTTTGACCCTGCTTTGACAGACCGGGAATATCGGTTTGTATAACCCGAAAATCATTCAACTCAATGAGCGTACTCGTTAATAAAGATTCAAAAGTAATAGTACAAGGTTTTACTGGTTCTGAAGGAACCTTCCATGCCCAGCAAATGATTGAATATGGCACCAATGTGGTGGGTGGCGTAACACCCGGAAAAGGTGGCCAGTCGCACTTGGACCGCCCTGTGTTCAACACCGTTGAAGAAGCGGTAGAGAAAACGGGAGCAGATGTATCCATCATATTTGTTCCTCCTGGATTTGCCGCAGATGCCATCATGGAGGCTGCAGATGCAGGCATTAAAGTAATCGTATGTATCACGGAAGGCATTCCTACTAAAGATATGATTACTGCAAAAACTTATGTAAAAGACAAAGACTGCACGCTTATCGGGCCGAACTGTCCTGGAGTGATCACACCGGGTGAAGCGAAAGTGGGTATCATGCCAGGTTTTGTTTTCAAATCGGGTAAAGTGGGTATTGTTTCTAAATCTGGAACATTGACTTACGAAGCGGCCGATCAGATTGTTAAAGCTGGATTGGGTATTTCTACTGCAATCGGAATTGGCGGTGACCCCATCATTGGCACTCCTACAAAAGACGCTGTAGAAT
Encoded proteins:
- the sucD gene encoding succinate--CoA ligase subunit alpha, with translation MSVLVNKDSKVIVQGFTGSEGTFHAQQMIEYGTNVVGGVTPGKGGQSHLDRPVFNTVEEAVEKTGADVSIIFVPPGFAADAIMEAADAGIKVIVCITEGIPTKDMITAKTYVKDKDCTLIGPNCPGVITPGEAKVGIMPGFVFKSGKVGIVSKSGTLTYEAADQIVKAGLGISTAIGIGGDPIIGTPTKDAVELLMNDPETEAIVMIGEIGGNYEAEASRYIKAAGNPKPVVGFIAGQTAPKGKRMGHAGAIIGGADDTAAAKMKIMAECGIHVVESPAEIGETMLKALGK